In Deferribacteraceae bacterium V6Fe1, one genomic interval encodes:
- a CDS encoding orotate phosphoribosyltransferase, which produces MTLEQVLEIYKRHGALLKGHFLLSSGLHSDTYLQSALVMQYPIIAEQIISELVKKLYDVNFTTVVSPAIGGIRFGYELARLLKKRSIFTERVDGKMTLRRGFYLDENDLVLIAEDVVTTGKSTKECIDAVLATGAKVIGITSLIDRSGGQAKFDFPFYPLIRLDVKTYTPEECPLCKENIELVKPGSRFIKQ; this is translated from the coding sequence ATGACATTGGAGCAAGTACTTGAAATTTATAAAAGGCATGGTGCACTTTTAAAAGGGCATTTTTTACTTTCGTCAGGACTTCACAGTGACACTTATCTTCAAAGTGCACTTGTAATGCAATATCCTATAATAGCTGAACAGATTATCTCAGAGCTTGTCAAAAAGCTATATGATGTAAATTTTACTACTGTTGTAAGCCCAGCAATCGGAGGCATTAGATTCGGATATGAGCTCGCAAGGCTTTTGAAAAAAAGATCAATTTTTACGGAAAGAGTTGACGGTAAAATGACACTTAGAAGAGGGTTTTATCTTGATGAAAATGACTTGGTGCTCATAGCGGAAGATGTAGTAACTACAGGAAAATCAACAAAAGAGTGTATAGATGCCGTGCTTGCAACGGGAGCAAAGGTTATCGGCATTACAAGTCTTATTGACAGAAGCGGCGGTCAGGCAAAATTTGACTTCCCTTTTTATCCTCTTATTAGACTTGATGTAAAAACTTATACCCCTGAGGAATGCCCACTCTGTAAAGAAAATATTGAACTGGTTAAACCCGGGAGCAGATTTATTAAACAATAA
- a CDS encoding molybdenum cofactor guanylyltransferase, translated as MNKFSCAILAGGQSRRFGRDKTVAEINNKTLTEILASKLCKISDDVMVISKNSSKFIFSINQVRFLNDFTDSQSPLVGIITALQNAKHDKVFIVSADTPFLSLELASFLYKFADEYDSVLTQINDKINTLCGFYRKKILQTLLNFFNENNYRLIDIYTHINTKFIRDVNEIKKYDSELLSFININTPEEYEYAKKVAEKFGIGI; from the coding sequence ATGAACAAATTCTCTTGTGCAATTTTAGCTGGCGGGCAAAGCAGACGATTTGGAAGAGATAAAACAGTCGCAGAAATCAACAATAAAACTCTGACCGAAATCCTTGCCAGTAAGCTTTGTAAAATCAGCGATGATGTGATGGTAATTTCGAAGAACAGCTCAAAATTTATTTTTTCCATTAATCAAGTAAGATTTTTAAACGATTTTACCGACAGCCAGTCCCCTTTGGTTGGAATTATTACTGCACTTCAAAATGCAAAACATGACAAAGTTTTCATTGTTTCGGCAGACACACCTTTCCTTTCTTTGGAATTAGCAAGTTTTTTGTATAAATTTGCAGACGAATATGACAGCGTGCTGACCCAAATTAACGATAAAATAAATACACTTTGTGGTTTTTATAGGAAAAAAATTTTGCAAACTTTGCTTAATTTCTTTAATGAAAACAACTACAGGCTAATAGATATTTACACACATATAAACACTAAATTTATAAGGGATGTCAACGAAATAAAAAAGTATGATTCAGAGCTATTGAGCTTTATAAACATAAACACTCCAGAGGAATACGAATATGCAAAAAAAGTTGCCGAAAAGTTTGGTATCGGAATATAA
- the fdhD gene encoding formate dehydrogenase accessory sulfurtransferase FdhD yields the protein MQKKLPKSLVSEYKVKIYSENNVENSARYIIKESKFNILVNGKKFTSAMLLPDKIKEFTYGFLFTSDIIQKSSDIVHFRTCEQNNIYTYLEDMYFDVSTKKEWTVTSGCGGGKVLEKTYSTSDKIIFDTKFAFEEIITLFTRLESESELHTHTRCVHKAYFKSVDGFVFTCEDIGRHNTIDKTIGAVLLNNASFDGIILSTGRLTSEMILKCAKAKIPVVVSRTAPSEEGIKIAKKSNMTLIGLTTKKGFTVFTGEERIM from the coding sequence ATGCAAAAAAAGTTGCCGAAAAGTTTGGTATCGGAATATAAAGTAAAAATTTATTCTGAAAACAATGTCGAAAATAGCGCACGCTACATTATTAAAGAATCTAAATTCAACATATTGGTAAATGGGAAGAAATTCACATCAGCCATGCTGTTGCCAGATAAAATCAAAGAATTTACATACGGATTCCTTTTTACATCCGATATCATACAAAAAAGTAGCGATATTGTCCACTTTAGGACATGCGAACAAAACAATATCTATACCTATCTCGAAGATATGTATTTTGACGTAAGCACAAAAAAGGAATGGACGGTAACTTCAGGCTGCGGAGGCGGGAAAGTATTGGAGAAAACTTACTCAACCAGCGACAAAATAATATTTGACACTAAATTTGCTTTTGAGGAGATAATAACATTATTCACAAGATTGGAAAGTGAGTCTGAGCTTCATACACATACAAGGTGCGTTCACAAGGCCTACTTTAAGTCTGTCGACGGGTTTGTGTTTACATGTGAAGACATCGGAAGGCATAACACCATAGATAAAACCATAGGTGCTGTCTTACTCAACAATGCCTCTTTTGACGGAATCATACTTTCAACAGGAAGGCTTACCTCTGAAATGATTTTAAAGTGCGCCAAAGCAAAAATTCCTGTAGTGGTGTCAAGGACTGCACCGAGTGAGGAAGGGATAAAAATCGCAAAAAAATCAAACATGACATTGATTGGGCTAACTACCAAAAAAGGGTTTACAGTATTTACCGGAGAAGAAAGAATAATGTAA
- a CDS encoding threonine aldolase, translating to MNKKYSFKNDYSEGAHEKILDALASTNFLQCDGYGKDDFCEAAKVAIRENLGISDCDIHFLTGGTLVNKLVIGSFLKPYESAVSAKTGHINVHETGAIEATGHKINIVNSDSEKLTPECIGNIVKAHTDEHMVKPKLVYISNATECGTIYSYGELKNLSEYCKANDLLLYMDGARLAQALSSPDCDYSLAEIHNFFDAYYIGGTKNGCLIGEALIINNDKFKENFRYYIKQSGALLAKGRLLGVQFLELFRDNLFFELGKIAVENAISLADKLKSLGVTFRYKPQTNQIFPIFSNDLIEQLLRFFDFYVWENIDKDCSVVRLVTSWATPCKQIDNFYEKVLEFYDEKGR from the coding sequence ATGAATAAAAAATATAGTTTTAAAAATGATTACAGCGAAGGTGCGCACGAAAAGATATTGGATGCACTTGCATCTACCAATTTTCTACAGTGCGATGGCTATGGAAAGGATGACTTTTGTGAAGCTGCAAAAGTAGCAATAAGAGAGAATTTAGGTATTTCTGATTGCGATATACACTTCCTTACCGGCGGGACTTTGGTAAATAAGCTTGTGATAGGTAGCTTTTTAAAGCCTTATGAATCAGCTGTTTCTGCCAAAACAGGGCATATTAATGTTCATGAGACGGGAGCAATTGAGGCTACAGGGCATAAAATAAATATTGTTAACTCTGATAGTGAAAAATTGACCCCCGAGTGTATAGGCAATATTGTTAAAGCACATACAGATGAGCATATGGTCAAACCTAAGCTTGTGTATATTTCAAATGCGACTGAATGTGGCACAATATACAGCTATGGTGAGTTAAAAAATTTGAGTGAATATTGCAAAGCTAATGATCTCCTCTTATATATGGACGGTGCCAGGCTTGCACAGGCTTTGTCGTCCCCTGATTGCGATTATTCTCTAGCTGAGATTCACAATTTTTTTGATGCTTATTATATTGGCGGGACAAAAAACGGCTGTCTTATTGGTGAAGCATTAATTATCAATAATGATAAATTTAAAGAAAATTTTAGATATTATATAAAGCAAAGCGGTGCATTGCTTGCAAAGGGAAGGCTTTTGGGGGTACAGTTTTTGGAACTTTTTAGGGATAATTTATTTTTTGAGCTTGGTAAAATTGCAGTGGAAAATGCCATTAGCTTGGCTGATAAATTGAAAAGTTTGGGGGTCACTTTTAGGTACAAACCTCAGACTAACCAGATTTTTCCAATATTTTCAAATGATTTAATTGAGCAGTTGTTGAGATTTTTTGACTTTTATGTGTGGGAAAATATAGACAAAGATTGTTCGGTGGTGAGGCTTGTTACTTCTTGGGCTACACCTTGCAAGCAAATTGATAATTTTTATGAAAAAGTATTGGAGTTTTATGATGAGAAGGGTAGATAG
- a CDS encoding pyridoxamine 5'-phosphate oxidase family protein — MMRRVDRKVGTDEALKFLSDGEYGVLSLCCENNPYGIPLNYCVIENNIYFHCAVEGKKIEYLAKNPNASFCVVKSAKILPDKFATSYESVIVFGKINEVCGAEKKGALVGLIKKYSSEFIESGVEYIERLIDVTKVFRLSIEDISGKARR; from the coding sequence ATGATGAGAAGGGTAGATAGAAAGGTGGGTACGGATGAAGCGTTAAAATTTTTATCTGATGGAGAGTATGGGGTATTGTCATTATGTTGTGAAAATAATCCTTACGGCATTCCTCTTAATTATTGTGTCATAGAGAATAATATATATTTTCATTGTGCAGTAGAGGGGAAAAAGATTGAGTATCTTGCTAAAAATCCAAATGCTTCGTTTTGCGTGGTTAAAAGTGCAAAAATTTTACCTGATAAATTTGCTACCTCTTATGAAAGTGTAATAGTGTTTGGCAAGATTAATGAGGTCTGCGGAGCAGAAAAAAAAGGTGCTTTGGTAGGCTTGATAAAAAAATATTCATCAGAATTTATTGAAAGCGGAGTTGAATATATTGAAAGACTAATAGATGTGACAAAAGTGTTTAGACTTAGTATAGAAGATATCAGCGGTAAAGCCAGAAGATAA
- the pyrF gene encoding orotidine-5'-phosphate decarboxylase, with amino-acid sequence MLKKPEIIVALDTKSLDSAQSLVKILGEKISYYKVGLESFVLFGHTLIDFLKKNEKKVFLDLKFHDIPNTVAGAVTSAAEIGVDIINIHCQGGLEMMKKASFGLKEYCIKKGIVQPKLIGVTLLTSLDSKYFEEMKLNWNSTEEYVKHLAYNAFKAGLDGVVSSAQEVKAIKDICGTDFLTITPGIRPSFAAGNDQKRIVTPKDAYLLQTDYMVIGRPITKHENPALAVDLIKEEMK; translated from the coding sequence ATGTTAAAAAAACCTGAAATTATAGTCGCACTTGACACTAAAAGTTTGGATTCCGCCCAAAGTTTGGTAAAAATTTTAGGAGAGAAAATAAGTTATTACAAAGTAGGTCTTGAGTCATTCGTTTTGTTTGGCCATACCCTAATAGATTTTCTCAAAAAAAACGAGAAAAAAGTGTTTTTAGATTTGAAATTTCACGACATTCCAAATACTGTAGCCGGAGCTGTAACTTCTGCAGCAGAAATTGGAGTAGATATAATTAATATCCACTGTCAGGGTGGACTTGAAATGATGAAAAAGGCATCATTTGGTTTAAAAGAATATTGTATAAAAAAAGGGATTGTACAACCGAAACTCATAGGGGTAACACTTCTTACATCTCTTGACAGCAAATACTTTGAAGAGATGAAATTAAATTGGAATTCTACGGAAGAATATGTCAAACATCTTGCATATAATGCGTTTAAAGCAGGGCTTGACGGAGTAGTTTCTTCAGCTCAAGAAGTAAAAGCCATAAAAGATATATGTGGAACAGACTTTCTTACAATTACCCCGGGGATAAGACCATCATTTGCGGCTGGCAATGATCAGAAAAGAATTGTCACGCCGAAAGATGCTTATCTTTTGCAAACAGATTATATGGTAATAGGAAGACCTATAACAAAGCATGAAAATCCGGCATTAGCCGTAGATTTGATAAAGGAGGAGATGAAATGA
- a CDS encoding response regulator, with product MKILYIEDEKNNIFLVKKILEKYNVEFISCATGEEGLTLYNTHHPEIILIDINLPGLGGHEIARIIRKNDSNTKLVAVSASHSQDDRIIAQAIGFNLYIEKPIDPNFFYKQITEAEYEKPLQVETKIVLEKYADKLIESLRQKVDELTEMNRLLLDFDKVKSNFIAIASHELRTPLVPLMGYLELLMEKEKDNLPKHIVEYLEHINNSADKLNKTVNKILDMARLEKGVLNIDIKPTTIIEIIDKSVSYCQPYAEKRGITFNININNKSLNCDFDKTTYIVTQVLLNAIKFSFDNSKIDIYFDSDKNTFVIKDYGVGIDEKELKEIFKPFFAGSDVKHHHSSDYEFMGKGIGLGLAIAKGFVTIQKGKIWVESSGKDKGSTFYIQLPG from the coding sequence ATGAAGATACTTTATATTGAAGATGAAAAGAACAATATTTTTCTGGTAAAAAAAATATTAGAAAAATATAATGTTGAATTTATATCATGTGCCACAGGTGAAGAAGGGTTAACCTTATATAACACACATCACCCGGAAATAATCCTGATTGACATAAACCTACCAGGACTTGGTGGCCATGAAATAGCAAGAATTATCAGAAAAAATGATAGCAACACAAAACTTGTAGCTGTTTCAGCCTCTCATAGTCAAGACGATAGGATTATTGCCCAAGCAATAGGTTTTAATCTCTATATTGAAAAACCTATTGACCCAAATTTCTTTTATAAACAAATCACAGAAGCTGAATATGAAAAGCCGTTACAGGTTGAAACAAAAATAGTACTTGAAAAATATGCCGACAAGCTTATCGAATCTTTAAGACAGAAAGTTGATGAACTTACTGAGATGAACAGGCTCTTACTCGACTTTGATAAAGTAAAATCAAACTTTATCGCCATAGCCTCTCATGAGCTTAGAACTCCGCTTGTCCCTCTTATGGGCTATCTTGAACTTCTGATGGAAAAAGAAAAAGATAACCTGCCAAAACACATCGTCGAATATTTGGAACATATTAATAATTCCGCCGACAAACTAAACAAAACGGTAAACAAGATTTTAGATATGGCAAGACTTGAAAAAGGTGTCCTAAATATAGATATCAAACCCACAACTATTATTGAAATTATTGATAAATCCGTCTCATACTGTCAACCATACGCAGAAAAAAGAGGGATAACTTTCAATATTAATATCAATAATAAATCACTAAACTGTGACTTTGACAAAACCACCTATATAGTCACACAGGTATTACTGAATGCCATCAAATTTTCCTTTGACAACTCAAAGATAGATATATATTTTGACTCTGATAAGAATACATTTGTAATAAAAGATTATGGTGTCGGCATCGACGAAAAAGAACTTAAAGAGATATTTAAGCCCTTCTTTGCAGGAAGCGATGTCAAGCATCATCATTCCAGTGATTATGAATTTATGGGTAAAGGGATTGGCTTAGGTCTTGCAATAGCAAAGGGATTTGTTACTATACAAAAGGGAAAAATTTGGGTAGAAAGTAGTGGTAAAGACAAAGGTAGCACTTTTTATATACAATTACCGGGGTAA